In Rhodanobacter humi, the genomic stretch GGCGTGCTCGCCGCCGTCGGAAAACGAATCGGGCGTGACGTTGATGATGCCGGCCACTCGCGGGCGGTCCAGCACCAACCTGCGGCCGGCGCAGTCGAGCACGATGGCGAACATGGCGTCGAGTGCGCTCATGCGCCGCCCAGCTCGCCCATGAAGCGGCGGTAGTAGCGCAACTCGTCGATCGAATCGCGGATGTCCGACAGCGCGGTGTGCGCGGACTCCTTGCCGAAGCCCTTGCCGATCGCGGGCGCCCAGCGCCGCGCCAGCTCTTTCAGCGTGGACACGTCGAGGTTGCGGTAGTGGAAGAAGCGTTCCAGCCGCGGCATCTGCCGGTGCAGGAAGCGGCGGTCCTGGCAGATCGAGTTGCCGCACATCGGCGACTTGCCCGCCGGCACCCAGTCGCGCAGGAAGTCCAGCGTGGCCTGCTCGGCGGCGACATGGTCCGCGGTGGCGTCAAGCACCTGCTGCCACAGGCCGGACTTGCCGTGCTGGTTGCGGTTCCAGGCGTCCATCGCCTCCAGCCGATCCAGCTCGTGGCGGATCGCGAACACCGGGCCTTCGGCCAGCACGTGGAGATCCTTGTCGGTGACGATGGTGGCGATCTCCAGGATCGAGTCGGCGTCGGTGTCGAGGCCGGTCATCTCCAGATCGATCCAGATCAGGTTGTCATCGCTCGCATGGCTCATGTTCGCTCCTTGGTCCGGCCAGTTTATCAGCCTTGCCCATGCGATCATCCGGTCCCATGCAGACCTTCTTCTGGCACGACTACGAGACCTTCGGCGCCGACACCCGGCGCGACCGCCCCGTGCAGTTCGCCGGCATCCGCACGAACCTGGAGCTGGAGATCGTCGGCGAACCGGTGATGTTCTTCGGCCAGCCACCGCGCGACAGCCTGCCCCAGCCCGAGGCCTGCCTGATCACCGGCATCACGCCGCAGCAGGCCGAACGCGAGGGCGTGAACGAGGCCGAGTTCGCCGCCCGCGTGCACGAGCAGCTCGCCGCACCCGGCACCTGCGGCGTGGGCTACAACTCGCTGCGCTTCGACGACGAGGTGACGCGGCAGCTGCTCTACCGCAACTTCTACGAGCCCTACGGCCGCGAGTGGGAGAACGGCAACTCGCGCTGGGACCTGATCGACCTCGCGCGCATGTGCGAGGCACTGCGCCCCGAGGGCATCGTCTGGCCCGTCCGCGAGGACGGCACGCCCAGCTTCAAGCTGGAACTGCTCGCTGCCGCCAACCACCTGCAGCAGGAACGCGCGCACGACGCGTTGTCCGATGTGCATGCGCTGATCGACCTCGCGCGGTTGATCCGCGTGCGCCAGCCACGGTTGTGGGACTGGCACTACGCGCTGCGCCGCAAGCAGCGCGTGTTCGAACTGCTCGACGTGACGGCGATGACGCCGCTGGTGCACGTCTCTTCGCGCTACCCGGCCAGCCGCCACTGCCTCGCGCTGATCGCACCGCTGGCGATGCACCCCAGCCGCCCCGGCGAGGTGATCGTCTGCGACCTGGCCGGCGATCCGGCCGAGTGGCTGGAGCTCGACGAGGACGAGATCGCCGACCGTGTGTTCACCGCCCGTGCCGACCTGCCCGGAGGCGTCGATCGCGTCCCGCTGCGCACCGTGCGCGCGAACCGCGCCCCCGCGCTGGCGCCGCTGTCTGTGCTGAAGGGCGCGGACCTGGCGCGCCTGCAACTCGATCCCGAGCGCAGCCTCGCCCACCGCGAGCGGCTCGCCGCCGCCGACGGACTGGCGGCCAAGGTCGCCCGCGTGTTCGCCCGCGCCGCCGAGCTGCCGCCGCCGGAAGATCCCGAGCTGGCGCTGTACGCCGGCTTCCTGCCCGACGCCGACAAACGCCTGCTGCGCGAGGTGCGCGCCACGCCGCCGGAACAGCTGGCCACGCGCGCGTTCCCGTTCCGCGACCCGCGCTATGCGGAGCTGCTGTTCCGCTACCGCGCCCGCAACTGGCCGGAGACCCTGGACGCCGACGAGCACGCGCGCTGGGAAGCCTTCCGCCGCCAGCGCCTCACCCGCGAAACACCGCTCACCACGCTCACCCTCGACGACTATTTCGCCACGCTCGCCGCCCTGCGCGCCGATCCCGCGCGGCAGGACAAGCTGCCGCTGCTGGACCAGCTGCAGGCCTGGGGCGAAACGCTGGCTGCCGAACTGACCTGAAGGAAACCGCATGCCCCACGCCTACTTCACCCCGGCCACGTTCAAGTTCCTGCGCGCGCTGGACCGCAACAACAGCCGCGAGTGGTTCACCGCGCACAAGGCCGACTACGAGCGCCACGTGCGCGAGCCGTTCCTGCAGCTCATCACCGACTTGCAGGCGCCGCTGGCGAAGATCAGCCCGCACTACCGCGCCGACCCGCGCAAGAACGGCGGCTCGCTGTTCCGCATCTTCCGCGACACCCGCTTCTCCAACAACAAGCTGCCGTACAAGCCGTGGCAGGGCGCGCGCTTCTTCCACGAACGCCGCCACGAGATCCCCGCACCCTCGTTCTACATGCACCTCCAGCCCGGCGACTGCTTCGCGGGCGGCGGCATGTGGCATCCCGAACCGGATGCGCTGAAGAAGATCCGTGCCTTCCTCGCCGACAAT encodes the following:
- the sbcB gene encoding exodeoxyribonuclease I encodes the protein MQTFFWHDYETFGADTRRDRPVQFAGIRTNLELEIVGEPVMFFGQPPRDSLPQPEACLITGITPQQAEREGVNEAEFAARVHEQLAAPGTCGVGYNSLRFDDEVTRQLLYRNFYEPYGREWENGNSRWDLIDLARMCEALRPEGIVWPVREDGTPSFKLELLAAANHLQQERAHDALSDVHALIDLARLIRVRQPRLWDWHYALRRKQRVFELLDVTAMTPLVHVSSRYPASRHCLALIAPLAMHPSRPGEVIVCDLAGDPAEWLELDEDEIADRVFTARADLPGGVDRVPLRTVRANRAPALAPLSVLKGADLARLQLDPERSLAHRERLAAADGLAAKVARVFARAAELPPPEDPELALYAGFLPDADKRLLREVRATPPEQLATRAFPFRDPRYAELLFRYRARNWPETLDADEHARWEAFRRQRLTRETPLTTLTLDDYFATLAALRADPARQDKLPLLDQLQAWGETLAAELT
- the orn gene encoding oligoribonuclease, translated to MSHASDDNLIWIDLEMTGLDTDADSILEIATIVTDKDLHVLAEGPVFAIRHELDRLEAMDAWNRNQHGKSGLWQQVLDATADHVAAEQATLDFLRDWVPAGKSPMCGNSICQDRRFLHRQMPRLERFFHYRNLDVSTLKELARRWAPAIGKGFGKESAHTALSDIRDSIDELRYYRRFMGELGGA
- a CDS encoding DUF2461 domain-containing protein, which encodes MPHAYFTPATFKFLRALDRNNSREWFTAHKADYERHVREPFLQLITDLQAPLAKISPHYRADPRKNGGSLFRIFRDTRFSNNKLPYKPWQGARFFHERRHEIPAPSFYMHLQPGDCFAGGGMWHPEPDALKKIRAFLADNPAAWKKATQSPTFRAHLQFWGESLKRPPHGYDPNHELIEDLKRKDYACGEGFDEALACSTELLPWTVACFKRVAPMVDYLCATQELEF